GGAACATAGTAACCACTTTCAATCAGGGGCCATCTGTGGATGTAACTACAATATATGTCTCCTGTGTTTGCAAATAATGCACCAACAATTCAGACAGCAATGACAGTAAATTTCAAAAGCAACTACTCACTTATTATTTATAGCAGTTAATAGAGTATATAAGCCTTAATAAAACCTAACTAGGAAACTAGGATATTTAACCATCACTATTTCATTCCAGCATTCTTATATGTTTattaaagctaaaataaaaatgaggaCTGAActgcataaacaaacaacacatcacTTGATGTGTATATCttatatgtttatttgtccATTCTCTCTTAGATCTTGCTTTAAAATGCAACTGGTTTACCTTGGATAGCACAGAtatgcatttattcatttatttattaatagtTTGTATGGTTAAGCTGAGGATGACCATATTACTTCTCCCAGCATCATCACTCTGCTATCACTGTCTGTAAAAATACATGAGGTACTTTCAAGGTAGTTCCTCTGTAACGTAATGCACCCCTGAACAATGATCTTAAAAACCCTCTGCAGCCACTTATAATATGATGAGAATACTTATCATATGCAATATAGAAAATGATTCAGCATGCTCACATACTTTGTTGTTAATAGTGATTACAAAACATTATGAGCCTAATGTGAGCCTAAACGTCTCTCTGCTCAATATGATACATCTACAAAAAGGTTAGTAGATTCCTTTGCCTTCTTTGGCACTGAAATCAGTTTTGTCTCACATATACTGCCTCCCACTAGTGCAGACAGGCAACACaatgatttctttctttgttttaagaATGTCCTGTTGTTGCCCACCATTGCCTGGCCGTTGTTCACAACTCTCCCGCTGCAAAGGGTCTGCACTCACCAGCCTGTTCCTCAGGAGTCACGCAGCTGTTGCGGTCGGTGGCCAGGGTCCAGGGCGGAGAGCAGATGCAGTAGTACGACCCCGGAGTGTCCACGCAGTGCCCATTCTTACAGTTGGCTGGGTCCTCACACTCGTTCACATCTGTACAACAAAAAAGGGTTAACTCAGCATTCAAGAGAATTCATCCAGCAGTTGGGTAAATAGGGATAGAAGATACTAGCTTACTCACCTGCTACTGTCACCATCACACACTTCTTCTTGCTGGCATCTGGAGTCCAGGGCCGCTTGCAGTTGCAGTAGTAGGAACCCTCGGTGTTCACGCAATGACCATTAGTGCACAGAGACTCGTCGTGGCATTCGTTCACGTCTGAGGGAGAACGAGCAAACATAAGGAGCGACGTGAATCTGTTGTGAGGCATCTACAAAACCGTTCCGCCTCAAAACGCAAAAAAAAATGCTGCGCATCTCATCACTTACCGATGCACTCGAGAAGGTTGCTGTCATAGTAGAAGCCCTGTTGACAGTAGCACTCGTAGCCTGGCAGTGTGTTCTCACAGCGACCCTTCTTGCAGATTTCGTCGGCGAACAAAGAACACTCGTCGATATCTGTAGACAAGAAGGAATGCTTGTTTGAATGGACATTTTGgtgcaaacacaacaatattttTGATCTGTGCCCTGTGCCCTGGTGTGTGTTCATATGGTGAACCAAGTTGCATAATATGTACCATGGTAGGCAGGCAGGCTGTACTGGAGTCCTTCTTCATAGTAGAGACCTTGGCCGTTTGGACACAGGAAGTGGAACTCAGCTGGGTAAAGAACATCGGTAAGAGTTTAATAAACAGGACGTAGGATGAGTGGCACCCTAATGCATTCATTTAGCACTGGTGAACCCAATAGGAATATAATAGTGGCTAACGGTGTTAGCACAAAGTAGCCCtttaacacacaacacattgaGCACACTGAGCTACAGGACCATCAGTGACCCACTGTATGACTTGAATGTGAGTTTACTTGCATGTGTGCACAATGCAGTGTAATTGTACCTGACTGGGACACAGGGCAGGGATAGATCTCACAGTGGTCTCCCCATCCCACTCCAATGGAGCAGCAGCACTCCTGCTTGGTGACATTGGTGGCCAGGACACTGTCGCAGAACACAGTGTCATCGAGGTTCAGGTAGCACTCCTTCTTCTCGTCTGTCAGAACTCGAACCACTGCAGGAACAAACGCAGCGGGTTTTAGGGAAACAGAGGATTTGGTGCACAAATCCAGTGACTGGACTTGACCTTAAATGGGCTTGCCAAGCTGGCCTTACGTTTACTTTACTGCTTGAAAATTTGGggagtttgtttttcatataGAATATAGGATGTGATATGATTTAAAATTTTTGGCTTTTGGGTTTTCAgatttggtttgtgtttgaacTGAAATGTTCTGGGTTTGAGACAGGCAGGGATCACATGTTCAGGCCTGGTTAAAGCTCTGGGATGAATGTGGGTCTAGAGTAAAGCAGAAGGGAATCAGAAGAGGCTTACCctcacagctgtgtttgtccTCTGAGAGGACATAACCATgattgcagacacacacatacgaGCCTGGTCTGTTCTCACAAGAGCCGTAGGGCTGGCAGAGACTTCTGTCTGTGGCACATTCGTCGATGTCTGAAAGGGAAATCACACAGGCTGCTTGAAGTATTTGTTTCAATCCAAACACCATCTGAGTTGCAAACAAATAGATTTAGATCTTTTTTTAACAACCATAATTTTTAGGTaaagaagataaaaataagGATATTGACAATAAAAGAAACTCACCAGTTCCTGCATATGAGTTAATTACTGGTAAATTAAAGACAGCATTCTGTTCTGATAAAGGTCTGACCTTAAAAATATGAAGAGACTGACCTTGGCATCTCCTGCCTCCAACCAGTGTGTAGCCTTTCTGGCACTCGCAGTGGTATGAGCCCATGCTGTTGATACAGTGGCCCCTCTGACAGTTTGATGGCCTCTCACACTCATTGATATCTGAAGggaaggaaataaaaaacaatgaaggAATGTGAGACATGCGGTGAGCAGCACTGAACTCAGTCACACTTAATTTGGACATGCTGATTAGTTATTAAGTGACAATAATGTGCCTATTGCTTGTAAGGTGCTTAATAATGGCAGATTGGTTTGTCGAATAATTCATGCCTTCACAGTGGCTGCCTTCCTGTGTGCGCTGGTATCCCGGGTAGCACTGACATTGAAACGAGCCCTCTGTGTTGATGCAGTGGCCGTAAGCACACAGCCTGACGTCCTCACACTCATCAATGTCTGtttgggagagagaggaaaaaaacattcagccTGTGTGAATCTGCAGAATATAACTTAGACCTGCTTAAGTACTGTCATGTAAAGGTTAGGTAAGCATTACTCACCACTGCACCCTTTGCTGTCTGCAGATGGAAGGAAACCCTCGTTGCACAGGCAACGGTAAGTACCAGGAAGGTTCTCACACCGCCCATTCGGACAGATGCCAGGCTTCTGACACTCATTAATGTCTGGTGAAACATGAAGGAATAAAAGAAGATCAATTATAGTGTCACAGTGACATGTTTGTTGTAATGgatatctgtttttttatttgtactcTTGCTCAGTTCGACTCCACACTATTGACTGGTTGATATTAACAAGGCCTGATTCTCCAATACtgatattaatatattttacattattgttgTACAACTACATCATGTCTTGTTTCTGTATATTATTATGCTGTAACTGAGGTATATGATGCAGATACAGTGGCTTCAAAAACTGAATTGCTCAAAATGAGTGTATTCCCAAGTGTCTGTAATCACTAAAGAATATGTGGGATacatgtaatatataatatttatctTGATGTAATTTTTAAACGTTGTTTTCTTTCTACAGTAGGTTGATCTAAGATGTAATAAAGTCCAACACACTACTGGCTCCAGCTAAAACAATCTGATGCAAAGACATATTTTAAACAAGTTCTGCTCAATAGTGACAAACTGACTGAATGATCATATGCtatacagcagcagaggcatGAATTATCGAGGGGTAGTCACTGCTCAGTGTGATCGATGTTGTCCATTTTTCACAGTCGTGACATAACTGTAAACTCCTTTTACTAAAGGAGCAGGTCAGCTTTTTCTTCAATTTGAATTTTTATCCAAATAATAATTTGGTAATACATCACAGAAAGCAGactaaaacagataaaacaacaagTTAATAAGTGATGGATTTTGCTGCTCGGCTGGGAGGCACTCACCATAGCAGGTGCCGGAGCGGGCCTCGTGACCAGGCAAGCAAGGGACACACTCATAGGAGCCTGGTGTGTTCTCACACTGCTCGTTGGGACAGGTGTCAGGATTCAAACACTCATTTATGTCTGGAACGAAGCAGAAGTTTTTATAAAGtgttcacaaacacatgcagcagaGGACAGACGCAAGCATATTACAGTGACACCGACATAATAAGTGTTTTGTCAGTGGAAAACCTTGGCACTAATACCCACAGTGTCATAATAATCAGCGTCTTTGTACCTTCACAGGCTGGATGACGGTGTGACTTGCTCCTGAACCCGCTGTGACATTCACATTTATAAGAACCGGGCAGGTTCATGCACTGGCCTCCGACACCACAGATATCTTGCTTAGAGCACTCGTTCACATCTGCAAAACAGTAATGATAATGTCAATGCAGGATCTGATaacctctaaaaaaaaaaatggaatcCACTCACTCTAACTTACCTACGCACTTAAGTCTCCCATGCTGCACCATGTGTTTATATCCCTGACGACAGAGGCATTTGTAACTTCCTTCTATGTTGACGCAAAGGCCTCTGCCGTGGCCGCACGGCTCAGACTCACATTCATTATCATCTggaagacaggagagaagattGAGATGATGGATATGATGAAATTTTAATAAAGCCATCGATAAATCATGTATCAAATGTGCAAAtcttaaattaaaatgtgtcaaGTACGTTTTTATCCTTCCcattaaatatgtatatgtCTATGAGAGGAAACGTTcactcaaaacaaacaacaaaacacgCAGAAATTTCCTGGAGTCAAGAGTTTGCCAAGGGAAACGCATGCATAAGAAACTTCATGAGAAATTTCTTGCCACCGTCCCATCCCTGCACCTCCTCTAACCACCGTCTCTACCATCGCCTCTTACCCTCACAGATGTTCCTCTGCGGGTTGAGATGGTAGCCAGGGTGGCAGTGACAGATGTGGCCGTTCAGGCTGGTCTCACACTCTCCATGACCACAAATGTTCCTGCTTAGCCTACATTCATCTGTCTCGGCTTCAAGGAGGGAACACAGAGTGGACCAGCAtcatatatatacatgcatatatatagatacattgatgtttgtgtgcatatatattagtatttaatatatatatacatataaagtTGATAACATCCATGCCATACCTAAGTTCCTCTATCTTTAGCCATGTTCACACtgttaaaaattttaaattacttctaactttttcacattaaaaccaATGACACTGGATTTCTTAAGGAGTACTTTCTAATAATTTGGAGACACATGTGTTACAGACCAGAAtcagaaagcaaaaaaagcaaacaaatgcaGTAATTGTTACTGGTTACTGGTTATCTTTGAGggaatgttttttctttttatgaaaaTAAAGTCTGTCTCACATAATCCACTTTCAAATACCAGTATAACATGTAGTTACGGGAACACGTGCTTccataaaacacaaagagtgTGAACATAGCCTTAAGGCTGGTTCATGCTTCATGGTTCAATGACCATGACATCCAAAGTGTCCAAAAGCATCAGTTAAAGAAGCATGCGTCTGTTTCTGTTATCATTTCTAGCAACACGGATTGTCTCAGTGTAAAATAACTTCTGTGCATGCTGTCGTAAATCAACTCTATTACATGGAGAAAGTCAACATGTCATTTGCGAGTGATGGACCCAAAGCTCACCACGATAGCTTCTCTTACTGAGGAATGTGGAGAGCTGGAATTTCCAGTTTTGAGGCACATGAAGCATGAAGCAGCGTTTTACAGGAGCAGCTCTCTATGTTAACGTTAACTCTTAGTTAATGCAGAATACTATAGGTGTTTGAATAGGTCTGAATTTTgctgtttggggggggggggggggggggggggtgagaacTCACGCAAgacttttgtctgtgtttcgAAGGGGTCATTGCCCGGTGTCATTCGGATGATTGTCGGAGGAGTGGGTTTAACAACTGTGGATCCAACAGAGAACATGATGAAGTGGACAGAGAAGGAGATATGACATGTTGAACTTAAGTCgtgatgtttttgtctttaccACACATGGGGATCATTTCTCTGCATCTACATCTATCAGTCGTTGTTGCAGTTAGCAGCAAGAAAGAAACTATCCCCTCATTAAGAGCCAGTAGCAAACAAATTTtcacttgtgtttattttatcacaCAGGTATAAATTTGGCTGCTTATATTAGATGGTGTGTTTACCGGGTACACGAGGACTGCTGGTGCTGGTGGGAGTCTGCACAGGGGTCGTCGTCTCTGGTGGCCTCTCCTGATTGAAAGAATAATCAGATCTTACAAAAGCTAAAATTAACAAGCTCTAACTCTGCattaaaaacagtaattatATCTTACCGGCCGCTTTGGCTCtgaaaaaaatggagagagagagatagagaggtaTTAGAACCGTGAATTCACATGAATCATACAAAAAACTGAACATAAAAATGTGTGACGCCTTAGGAAAAAGAGTTTCAACGCTTTTTGACTCACCCTCCTTATCAGGCTTGCGGGGGAAGATGATGGGAGGGAAGGCAACGGTCTCTCTAATATTCTGGAGAAAGTAGCCTTTCCCAGCAGGGCAGATCTTACTGAAGGCCACTGAGCACCACatggagagaggggggaggattGTACAGTtactttatttcactttgtaaAAATCTCACATACTGCAAAAAACATGCATGAAGTGtattctttaaaatatatttttcgGAAGATGAACTCTCCCTCAAATCTAACAGCATGTGCAGTGGATTGTTTATGAACATCCTAAAAAAAAAGGTACTAATTGAAGTGAAACTTTGCTCTGAAAAGGATTACACCCATTTccagttatttttaaaacttgtaGACAGCATAGAGAAACACAGATATTAACTACAGAGTGTAGTAGGAGCTAAAATGGAACCAAACAGAAACCTCACTCATAATGACTCTTGAATGTTCATTAtagtcatatttattttattttttttaaacagtttacaTCTCCAGTTTCTAAGTCAGTCATCAGACAAGAAGAGTAAGAGGTTCTTCTCATAAGTATTTACATGCACTTGAGCTGCGTAATGACTCAGAATAATCAAGTCAATATATCAAACTTAATAATTCTGATAAaatcattaattaaaaacaagtcGAATGGGTGAGATTAATATGAATGTTACATTTTAGGGCAGTAAAAACTCTGTAACACATAAATTTACGCAGTAAAGAATGATAATTTAATAACTTTCATAACTTCTGACATGACAACATAATGAcccacataaaatgaaatgcaatttATCTTtactcccccccacccccgctcCTCTAAGTGTCCGTCCACTCACCTGTGCCCACCTGAGGACATCTTTCACAGTTACGGCCCCAGGCTTTGCCCACCGTGCAGCAGCACATCTCCTGGGTGAGGTGGGTTGGCAGCGGGTGCTCGCAACCCCTGGCCTCGGACGCCATAAGGAAGCAGTGAGCCTGCTCGGCTGGAGACTctgacagaggaagacagaggggTTTTTATTTGAGATGAAAGTTTAACGTCATTCCAGTGGATATTCtgtaaaaagaagagagaaaaagacccAGACAGGGCTCCTCACTCACCAACGCATCGATtcctgtccagcaccaaaccGGCCTTACAGGAACATTTGAAGCTGCCCAGTGTGTTCAGACAGTCTCCATTCTGACAGACACCCTGTATGGAGCACTCGTTGATATCTTCAAGGTCAGAAGGTGgggtgtaaaaatgtaaaggtaAGTACAAGTACATTTTATGTACTTACTTACATAAGTAcataaaaactagaaaaaaaaaaaaaaaacagaaacaacccCCAAACTGAGCCCTTGATTTGTCCTTGTTATAAAACTACATCCTGCCTGTTACCTTGACAGTGAGTGCTGTTGAATCTTTTATAGCCTTGTGGACAGGTAGAGCCATAGTCTTCCACAATGGTCTGTTTGACTGATGCATCTGAGGGAGGAGAAGACATGGTAAAACAGAGGCAAAGGTATGAGAAAAGCGAGAGTGAAACACACATTGTGGAGAAAGAAGAGCTCCAGATAGATGtccaaaataaaccaaaataaaactggaaaagCCATTTCTAATAATCCAGCTGTAGTAAAAGTTTGAACACCTAGTATAACAAGTTTCAGCTCCTGTAAGCATTTTGCCTTTAGAAAGTGAAGAAATCTCAACAGTAACTGTTAAAGATTCATTAACGTCAGGAAACTTTACAGGATGTTTAGCCATTATCTTTAAGCACCCACAAGGTATATCCCTTAATCCACTACTTATTCTTCGCAAAACTTCTCACCACCTTTCACCTCACCTTTGACTGTGCTCTAAATAGGGAGCTGGAACCAAGgggcaattagcttagcttagcattaagactggaaactgggggaaactgttagccttGCCCTGTCCAGTTAAAAAAGGACAAGTGTAAAAAAACTGGAGACCAGAGAAAGGCATCTAAAATTAAGAGTAACTCTCTGCCACCTCTCCACCAGAAAGTGTCAAAACCTTTCCTTTAacacttcttctcttctttacTGAAGACAGTTTTTCATGAGGCCTACGATGAATTGTAACTTGTCACtgaacagatttaaaaattCTGTCATGGGGTTTAAACTCATAACAATGCATTATTCTTCCCCTTGAGGGGCCTTGAACTTCTAACACAGAAGTCCAATTTTCCACAAGGGAGTAAAAACATGTTAGGCAGTTTTATTACAGAGCTCTGGGGAAGActacacgcacacaaacattttgaaaGGACAATAaaaaggggagggggtgggggactGTAGcttatttttgccattttcatAAATGGATTATGAATGTAACAAAACAGGCAGCACTGTGGGCAGGGATCCAGTTGTCTAAAGACTAACCAGACGCACAGTATCAGGTTTTTTTGTCAAAGGCTGCATTGTCTGAGTCAGTACTGAGAGAGGGGGAATAATAGCAGAGTGGAAAAACGTGAGTAGCCAACATTTTCTTGAAATTCAATCTTCAGCAATGTGATGACAGTCCTGCACTGGGCAGGCCCATAGGAACATGCTTAAGTAGAGGGTTATTTTCCacattctctttttctgtctcactgtctgtatGTAATTCCCGTAATTTcttccgtttttttttttttttttttttttttcccttccaaACGTTTGACACACTCCCTACCCAACCTTACCACTAACTTTCATGTACATACTTGAACACATTTTTATAGAGGTATGAAGTGATTGTTTTAATCTAGGGCCATAATTTCATAAGGTGGAAGGTATAAATTGCTGAGGATTCTCGACATTTTTGGCTCAATAAACAATAATTTATTCCCAGGAACACACAAGGCGTAGATCAGATAAAAATCTACAGAGGATTACTGTGAGAAAACAATTTGTTGCACTTTCACATCTGAACATAAACACCAGATACAAGTAAACAAAGAGTGCGGGATGTCTACAAAGCTGGAAAAAGTGATttagtaaaagtaaatgtaaaatgaacatTTAGAACAGAGGAGAATACACCGTAACTCACTTGGTAGTTTAGGGCACTGATAACACTTGTTTTGTCCCCATGAATTCCCCACACTGCCGCAGCAATCCTCCTGATTGGTCAGAACAGGAAGTGGGGTGCTATTGCACTAAAGCAAGATGAGACAGCGAAACGTCAACACTAGAAATAAATATGGGCAAAAGGTTTAATGTCCGTCACTGCGCGGACATGTGACTGAACTCACGGCTTGTTTGGGTGTGGTCTCCTGGAAGCACCGCCCCTTTGGTTTGTGTCTGGCAGGGATCGGGCGCGGCCCCGTCTTGTGAGGAGGCTTGACATCCGATTGGTCGAGGGGTTGAATGACTACGGAGGTGTCTGGCGTGTGGTGAACGCGCACGTTAATCTGcactgaaaatacagaaaaggtAGAAATCAGAGGAATGAAATGTGTCACAGAATATATTTTCCATCATCAATGAAAAACCCGACCGAGAGATGCTGAAGCGAAGGATACCTTCAGACGAGTGGTGCCCCACTGGTGACAAAGgtaaagtaaaaactgagtGTGTTTGCGTCAATTGGGTACGCCCTATGCCTGACTGCTCCACCAGTTTCTGGCCGTCTGGCTTAAGAGATAAGGGGTAGACAGGCTGCTTGTTGCCCCGCGCTGCCTGAGCTTGCTGCGTCTGCTGGAGTGGAAACTGGCAGAGCCGACCAGTGAAGCCAGGCGGGCAGAGGCAGTGCTTCCTCGAGCTGCATACTCCTCCATTCATACACGTCAGGGGACACAcaactgtggagagagagacagacagagagagagagagagagagaggagcagagctgTCAGAGACTCACACAGGTCAACAGTTCATAACCATGAATCACATCAAATGAGAG
The DNA window shown above is from Lates calcarifer isolate ASB-BC8 linkage group LG20, TLL_Latcal_v3, whole genome shotgun sequence and carries:
- the ltbp3 gene encoding latent-transforming growth factor beta-binding protein 3 isoform X4, with the translated sequence MPSLIAHLLVIWLSVHRLVWCTERSSTRERFKVVIAPLICKRICLKGQCQDTCEQGNNTTLIAENGQAADTLIGQGFRVVVCPLTCMNGGVCSSRKHCLCPPGFTGRLCQFPLQQTQQAQAARGNKQPVYPLSLKPDGQKLVEQSGIGRTQLTQTHSVFTLPLSPVGHHSSEVQINVRVHHTPDTSVVIQPLDQSDVKPPHKTGPRPIPARHKPKGRCFQETTPKQACNSTPLPVLTNQEDCCGSVGNSWGQNKCYQCPKLPNASVKQTIVEDYGSTCPQGYKRFNSTHCQDINECSIQGVCQNGDCLNTLGSFKCSCKAGLVLDRNRCVESPAEQAHCFLMASEARGCEHPLPTHLTQEMCCCTVGKAWGRNCERCPQVGTVAFSKICPAGKGYFLQNIRETVAFPPIIFPRKPDKEEPKRPERPPETTTPVQTPTSTSSPRVPVVKPTPPTIIRMTPGNDPFETQTKVLHDNECESEPCGHGRGLCVNIEGSYKCLCRQGYKHMVQHGRLKCVDVNECSKQDICGVGGQCMNLPGSYKCECHSGFRSKSHRHPACEDINECLNPDTCPNEQCENTPGSYECVPCLPGHEARSGTCYDINECQKPGICPNGRCENLPGTYRCLCNEGFLPSADSKGCSDIDECEDVRLCAYGHCINTEGSFQCQCYPGYQRTQEGSHCEDINECERPSNCQRGHCINSMGSYHCECQKGYTLVGGRRCQDIDECATDRSLCQPYGSCENRPGSYVCVCNHGYVLSEDKHSCEVVRVLTDEKKECYLNLDDTVFCDSVLATNVTKQECCCSIGVGWGDHCEIYPCPVSQSAEFHFLCPNGQGLYYEEGLQYSLPAYHDIDECSLFADEICKKGRCENTLPGYECYCQQGFYYDSNLLECIDVNECHDESLCTNGHCVNTEGSYYCNCKRPWTPDASKKKCVMVTVADVNECEDPANCKNGHCVDTPGSYYCICSPPWTLATDRNSCVTPEEQADVNECQDPSYCKNGRCENTPGSFHCFCDPPRTFSAALKQCVYDDRTAAHKDVCFLQVDEGLICSEPRNGMVVTYSECCCHYGRGWGPECNTCPPRNSEMFSRLCEMHLETESDGEQDFLAAFANYNPGDSSEEDSDECSCANGRCVRSYLGTMCECNTGFRLDHSRTRCIDIDECAEPGARVSPCKNARCVNTAGSYKCFCKHGFMATRRPNICVRRRTR
- the ltbp3 gene encoding latent-transforming growth factor beta-binding protein 3 isoform X2, with the protein product MPSLIAHLLVIWLSVHRLVWCTERSSTRERFKVVIAPLICKRICLKGQCQDTCEQGNNTTLIAENGQAADTLIGQGFRVVVCPLTCMNGGVCSSRKHCLCPPGFTGRLCQFPLQQTQQAQAARGNKQPVYPLSLKPDGQKLVEQSGIGRTQLTQTHSVFTLPLSPVGHHSSEVQINVRVHHTPDTSVVIQPLDQSDVKPPHKTGPRPIPARHKPKGRCFQETTPKQACNSTPLPVLTNQEDCCGSVGNSWGQNKCYQCPKLPNASVKQTIVEDYGSTCPQGYKRFNSTHCQDINECSIQGVCQNGDCLNTLGSFKCSCKAGLVLDRNRCVESPAEQAHCFLMASEARGCEHPLPTHLTQEMCCCTVGKAWGRNCERCPQVGTVAFSKICPAGKGYFLQNIRETVAFPPIIFPRKPDKEEPKRPERPPETTTPVQTPTSTSSPRVPAETDECRLSRNICGHGECETSLNGHICHCHPGYHLNPQRNICEDDNECESEPCGHGRGLCVNIEGSYKCLCRQGYKHMVQHGRLKCVDVNECSKQDICGVGGQCMNLPGSYKCECHSGFRSKSHRHPACEDINECLNPDTCPNEQCENTPGSYECVPCLPGHEARSGTCYDINECQKPGICPNGRCENLPGTYRCLCNEGFLPSADSKGCSDIDECEDVRLCAYGHCINTEGSFQCQCYPGYQRTQEGSHCEDINECERPSNCQRGHCINSMGSYHCECQKGYTLVGGRRCQDIDECATDRSLCQPYGSCENRPGSYVCVCNHGYVLSEDKHSCEVVRVLTDEKKECYLNLDDTVFCDSVLATNVTKQECCCSIGVGWGDHCEIYPCPVSQSAEFHFLCPNGQGLYYEEGLQYSLPAYHDIDECSLFADEICKKGRCENTLPGYECYCQQGFYYDSNLLECIDVNECHDESLCTNGHCVNTEGSYYCNCKRPWTPDASKKKCVMVTVADVNECEDPANCKNGHCVDTPGSYYCICSPPWTLATDRNSCVTPEEQADVNECQDPSYCKNGRCENTPGSFHCFCDPPRTFSAALKQCVYDDRTAAHKDVCFLQVDEGLICSEPRNGMVVTYSECCCHYGRGWGPECNTCPPRNSEMFSRLCEMHLETESDGEQDFLAAFANYNPGDSSEEDSDECSCANGRCVRSYLGTMCECNTGFRLDHSRTRCIDIDECAEPGARVSPCKNARCVNTAGSYKCFCKHGFMATRRPNICVRRRTR
- the ltbp3 gene encoding latent-transforming growth factor beta-binding protein 3 isoform X3 — encoded protein: MPSLIAHLLVIWLSVHRLVWCTERSSTRERFKVVIAPLICKRICLKGQCQDTCEQGNNTTLIAENGQAADTLIGQGFRVVVCPLTCMNGGVCSSRKHCLCPPGFTGRLCQFPLQQTQQAQAARGNKQPVYPLSLKPDGQKLVEQSGIGRTQLTQTHSVFTLPLSPVGHHSSEVQINVRVHHTPDTSVVIQPLDQSDVKPPHKTGPRPIPARHKPKGRCFQETTPKQACNSTPLPVLTNQEDCCGSVGNSWGQNKCYQCPKLPNASVKQTIVEDYGSTCPQGYKRFNSTHCQDINECSIQGVCQNGDCLNTLGSFKCSCKAGLVLDRNRCVESPAEQAHCFLMASEARGCEHPLPTHLTQEMCCCTVGKAWGRNCERCPQVGTVAFSKICPAGKGYFLQNIRETVAFPPIIFPRKPDKEEPKRPERPPETTTPVQTPTSTSSPRVPVVKPTPPTIIRMTPGNDPFETQTKVLPETDECRLSRNICGHGECETSLNGHICHCHPGYHLNPQRNICEDDNECESEPCGHGRGLCVNIEGSYKCLCRQGYKHMVQHGRLKCVDVNECSKQDICGVGGQCMNLPGSYKCECHSGFRSKSHRHPACEDINECLNPDTCPNEQCENTPGSYECVPCLPGHEARSGTCYDINECQKPGICPNGRCENLPGTYRCLCNEGFLPSADSKGCSDIDECEDVRLCAYGHCINTEGSFQCQCYPGYQRTQEGSHCEDINECERPSNCQRGHCINSMGSYHCECQKGYTLVGGRRCQDIDECATDRSLCQPYGSCENRPGSYVCVCNHGYVLSEDKHSCEVVRVLTDEKKECYLNLDDTVFCDSVLATNVTKQECCCSIGVGWGDHCEIYPCPVSQSAEFHFLCPNGQGLYYEEGLQYSLPAYHDIDECSLFADEICKKGRCENTLPGYECYCQQGFYYDSNLLECIDVNECHDESLCTNGHCVNTEGSYYCNCKRPWTPDASKKKCVMVTVADVNECEDPANCKNGHCVDTPGSYYCICSPPWTLATDRNSCVTPEEQADRTAAHKDVCFLQVDEGLICSEPRNGMVVTYSECCCHYGRGWGPECNTCPPRNSEMFSRLCEMHLETESDGEQDFLAAFANYNPGDSSEEDSDECSCANGRCVRSYLGTMCECNTGFRLDHSRTRCIDIDECAEPGARVSPCKNARCVNTAGSYKCFCKHGFMATRRPNICVRRRTR